One genomic region from Arthrobacter sp. FB24 encodes:
- a CDS encoding aldo/keto reductase: MQGETPAPGQSGLPGQSGQELIYGCMGLGGSWSAEPYATAHVEQAAAAIDAALDSGISLFDHADIYRSGKSEAVFGEVLAITPGLRERIRLQTKCGIRLNEQGLETHYDLSRDSILERVNGSLKRLKTDYVDVLLLHRPDPLADPAEVASAVGQLMQEGKVRQVGVSNMSAPQIEMLQDYLETPVVANQLEMSLLKRAWLESTVLVNHAEGLDYSFPHGTVEYCSRQGITLQAYGALARGHYSGAPPESPTPAEAATAALVAGMAKAKGTTREAILLGWLMRHPAGIAPVIGTANPDRIRACAGAARVAAAMTRAEWYRLWVTARGSNIP; the protein is encoded by the coding sequence GTGCAGGGGGAAACCCCGGCGCCCGGCCAGTCCGGCCTGCCCGGTCAGTCCGGCCAGGAACTGATCTACGGCTGCATGGGCCTGGGCGGCAGCTGGTCCGCCGAGCCGTACGCCACTGCGCACGTGGAGCAGGCTGCCGCTGCGATTGACGCCGCCCTGGACTCAGGCATCTCTTTGTTCGACCACGCGGACATCTACCGCAGCGGCAAGTCCGAGGCCGTCTTCGGTGAAGTCCTCGCGATCACGCCGGGGCTGCGGGAACGGATCCGGCTCCAGACCAAGTGCGGCATCAGGCTCAACGAGCAGGGACTGGAAACCCACTACGACCTGAGCCGCGACAGCATCCTCGAGAGGGTTAATGGCAGCCTGAAACGGCTGAAGACGGACTACGTGGATGTCCTCCTGCTGCACCGCCCCGACCCGCTGGCGGACCCCGCCGAGGTGGCGTCCGCCGTCGGGCAGCTGATGCAGGAAGGCAAAGTGCGGCAGGTGGGCGTGTCCAACATGTCCGCACCGCAGATCGAGATGCTGCAGGACTACCTGGAAACCCCGGTGGTGGCCAACCAGCTGGAGATGAGCCTGCTGAAACGGGCCTGGCTGGAAAGCACCGTGCTGGTGAACCACGCGGAGGGGCTGGATTACAGCTTCCCGCACGGCACCGTGGAGTACTGCAGCCGACAGGGGATCACCCTGCAGGCATACGGGGCGCTGGCCCGGGGACACTACAGCGGAGCTCCGCCGGAAAGCCCGACGCCGGCCGAGGCCGCCACTGCGGCGCTTGTTGCCGGCATGGCGAAGGCCAAGGGAACCACGCGTGAGGCCATCCTCCTCGGCTGGCTCATGCGGCACCCGGCCGGGATCGCACCGGTGATCGGAACCGCCAACCCGGACCGCATCCGCGCGTGCGCCGGAGCGGCTCGGGTTGCCGCGGCCATGACCCGCGCCGAGTGGTACCGGCTCTGGGTGACGGCCCGGGGGAGCAACATCCCCTAA
- a CDS encoding glycoside hydrolase family 13 protein: protein MSTTATLATLSDSNLAADPNWWRQASVYQIYPRSFSDSNGDGLGDIKGITAKVPYLKELGIDAVWLSPFYPSALADGGYDVDDYRNVDPKLGTLEDFAEMSAALHEAGIKLIADIVPNHSSNRHEWFKEALAAPRGSAARERYIFRDGLGENGELPPSDWDSVFGGPAWERITEPDGTPGQWYMHIFAKEQPDLNWSNREIRDDFLKTLRFWSDRGVDGFRVDVAHALTKDLTEPLLSKVELSEANTGTDGFADGSHPFWDRDEVHEIYAEWREVFNEYNPPRTAVAEAWVHATRRARYASPQGLGQAFNFDLLQADFDAEEFQEIITRNLAEATATGASSTWVFSNHDVVRHATRYGLPMGGGVHAKGQDGKGWLLAGAPAEELDVELGLRRARAASLLMLALPGSAYLYQGEELGLQEVAEIPDSERQDPSFFRNKGVEIGRDGCRVPLPWSTDGTSFGFGAGDAHLPQPAWFARYAVDAQDGVEGSTLELYRKALKLRRELQTAEELEWVETGNPEVLHFSRHGGWQSVTNFGAEPVELPAGEVLLSSAPLDGKLLPGNTTVWLR, encoded by the coding sequence TTGTCCACCACCGCCACTCTGGCAACCCTGTCCGACTCAAACCTCGCAGCCGATCCCAACTGGTGGCGCCAGGCCTCCGTGTACCAGATCTATCCGCGCAGCTTCTCGGATTCGAACGGTGACGGCCTGGGCGACATCAAGGGCATCACCGCCAAAGTGCCCTACCTGAAGGAACTGGGGATCGACGCCGTGTGGCTCAGCCCGTTCTACCCCTCCGCGCTCGCAGACGGCGGTTACGACGTCGACGACTACCGCAACGTTGACCCCAAGCTGGGCACCCTGGAGGACTTCGCCGAAATGTCCGCCGCGCTGCACGAAGCCGGCATCAAGCTCATCGCGGACATCGTCCCCAACCACTCCTCGAACCGGCACGAATGGTTCAAGGAAGCACTCGCCGCACCGCGGGGCTCCGCCGCCCGCGAACGCTACATCTTCCGTGACGGCCTGGGCGAGAACGGCGAGCTGCCGCCGTCGGACTGGGACTCCGTCTTCGGCGGTCCCGCCTGGGAGCGCATCACCGAACCGGACGGCACGCCGGGCCAGTGGTACATGCACATCTTCGCCAAGGAGCAGCCGGACCTGAACTGGTCCAACCGCGAAATCCGCGATGACTTCCTGAAGACCTTGCGCTTCTGGTCCGACCGCGGCGTGGACGGCTTCCGCGTGGACGTGGCACACGCCCTCACCAAGGACCTCACCGAGCCCCTTCTCTCCAAGGTCGAACTCAGCGAGGCAAACACCGGCACTGACGGTTTCGCCGATGGCTCGCACCCCTTCTGGGACCGCGACGAAGTCCACGAGATCTACGCCGAATGGCGTGAGGTGTTCAACGAGTACAACCCGCCGCGCACCGCCGTCGCCGAAGCCTGGGTGCACGCCACCCGGCGCGCCCGCTACGCCAGCCCGCAGGGCCTGGGCCAGGCGTTCAACTTCGACCTCCTGCAGGCCGATTTTGATGCCGAGGAGTTCCAGGAAATCATCACCCGGAACCTCGCCGAGGCAACGGCTACCGGCGCATCCTCGACGTGGGTCTTCTCCAACCACGACGTCGTCCGGCACGCCACCCGCTATGGCCTCCCGATGGGCGGCGGAGTCCACGCCAAGGGCCAGGACGGCAAGGGCTGGCTGCTGGCCGGCGCGCCGGCTGAGGAACTGGATGTCGAGCTCGGCCTGCGCCGCGCCCGTGCGGCCAGCCTGCTGATGCTTGCCCTCCCGGGCTCGGCCTACCTGTACCAGGGCGAGGAACTTGGCCTGCAGGAAGTGGCCGAGATCCCGGACTCGGAGCGCCAGGACCCGTCCTTCTTCCGCAACAAGGGCGTGGAGATCGGCCGTGACGGCTGCCGCGTGCCGCTGCCGTGGTCCACGGATGGAACGTCCTTCGGCTTCGGCGCCGGCGATGCCCACCTGCCCCAGCCGGCATGGTTCGCCCGCTACGCAGTGGACGCCCAGGACGGCGTGGAGGGCTCCACCCTGGAGCTGTACCGCAAGGCGCTGAAACTGCGTCGCGAGCTGCAGACGGCCGAAGAGCTGGAATGGGTGGAGACCGGCAACCCCGAGGTCCTGCACTTCAGTCGCCACGGCGGCTGGCAGTCGGTGACCAACTTCGGTGCGGAGCCGGTGGAACTCCCGGCAGGCGAGGTCCTGCTCAGCAGCGCCCCGCTGGACGGAAAGCTGCTGCCCGGCAACACCACTGTCTGGCTGCGGTGA
- a CDS encoding carbohydrate ABC transporter permease: protein MTASTLAAPKASGPKARAATTRRSNSEGFKINWWLTALMLAASLTVLLPLYFTVAMALKSPDQIGTGTGLAWPNPMNWENFAAAYVATNFPRAFMSTAFVTVLSVLGSLASSSLVAYAIARNWNHRFFRGSFVYLLSAMFIPFPVIILPLIKQTALLGLDNPAGVVFLHVLGGISFNTLLYIAFVRSIPVELEESARMDGATTWQVFRKIIFPLLAPMNATVGIFAFLGSWNDFLLPQMMIADPALQTLPVVQMLFQGEFNTNYSLAFASYLMAMAPTLVVYILAQRWVLSGVMRGAVK, encoded by the coding sequence ATGACCGCATCCACACTTGCCGCGCCGAAAGCTTCCGGACCGAAGGCCCGTGCCGCCACGACCCGCCGGTCCAACAGCGAAGGCTTCAAGATCAACTGGTGGCTCACCGCGCTAATGCTGGCCGCGTCGCTGACCGTCCTGCTGCCGCTGTACTTCACCGTGGCCATGGCATTGAAGTCCCCGGACCAGATCGGCACCGGCACTGGACTCGCCTGGCCGAACCCGATGAACTGGGAGAACTTTGCCGCCGCCTACGTGGCCACCAACTTTCCGAGGGCCTTCATGTCCACGGCGTTTGTTACCGTGTTGAGCGTCCTGGGCTCGCTGGCCAGCAGCTCCCTGGTGGCCTATGCCATCGCACGGAACTGGAACCACCGTTTCTTCCGGGGATCGTTCGTCTACCTGCTCTCGGCAATGTTCATCCCGTTCCCCGTGATCATCCTGCCCCTGATCAAGCAGACGGCACTGCTCGGCCTGGACAATCCCGCCGGCGTCGTGTTCCTGCACGTCCTCGGCGGGATCTCCTTCAACACCCTGCTTTACATCGCCTTTGTCCGCTCCATCCCGGTGGAGCTCGAGGAATCGGCCCGCATGGACGGCGCCACCACATGGCAGGTATTCCGGAAGATCATCTTCCCGCTGCTGGCCCCCATGAACGCCACCGTGGGGATCTTCGCCTTCCTCGGCTCCTGGAACGACTTCCTGCTGCCGCAGATGATGATTGCCGATCCCGCGCTGCAGACCCTGCCCGTGGTGCAGATGCTCTTCCAGGGCGAATTCAACACCAACTACAGCCTCGCCTTCGCGTCCTACCTGATGGCCATGGCCCCCACCCTGGTGGTTTACATCCTGGCGCAACGTTGGGTACTGTCCGGAGTCATGCGCGGCGCAGTGAAATAG
- a CDS encoding carbohydrate ABC transporter permease, with the protein MTTTSRVAQTARPAAPKNPTSAPAGTARTRNRIDPTYYWMVVPVLALFAFFITLPALVGVFFSLTNYAGYGDWKFIGLMNYVNIFKDPAILQSYIFTFVFALTTTVVVNIVALSIALGLNAKIKWRTGIRTVFFIPMVLSALIVSFVFNYLFSNTLPVLAERFGVTPLATSILANENLAWLAIVLVTVWQAAPGATIIYLAGLQSVPSEVYEAADLDGAGSFRQFVSLTLPLIMGYLVINIILGFKGFLGTYEIIVGLTGGGPGMATQSVAMRIFSGFTGGDYSYQMANAVIYFLITLLISVIQLRLIQRRGVSL; encoded by the coding sequence ATGACTACAACATCCCGGGTGGCACAGACAGCCCGTCCCGCAGCCCCCAAGAACCCGACGTCCGCCCCCGCCGGCACGGCCCGGACCAGGAACAGGATCGACCCCACGTATTACTGGATGGTGGTTCCCGTCCTCGCGCTGTTCGCCTTTTTCATCACCCTGCCGGCGCTCGTGGGCGTCTTCTTCAGCCTCACGAACTACGCCGGCTACGGTGACTGGAAATTCATCGGACTGATGAACTACGTCAACATCTTCAAAGACCCGGCAATTCTCCAGTCCTACATCTTCACGTTCGTGTTCGCCCTCACCACCACGGTGGTGGTCAACATCGTGGCGCTCTCCATCGCCCTGGGCCTCAACGCGAAGATCAAATGGCGCACCGGCATCCGCACCGTGTTCTTCATCCCCATGGTGCTCTCCGCCCTGATCGTCTCGTTCGTGTTCAACTACCTGTTCTCCAACACCCTTCCGGTGCTGGCTGAACGGTTCGGCGTCACTCCGTTGGCCACGAGCATCCTCGCCAACGAAAACCTTGCCTGGCTCGCCATCGTGCTCGTCACGGTGTGGCAGGCGGCGCCGGGCGCCACCATCATCTACCTGGCAGGCCTCCAGAGCGTGCCGTCCGAGGTCTACGAAGCCGCGGACCTCGATGGTGCGGGCAGTTTCCGGCAGTTCGTCAGCCTGACGCTGCCGTTGATCATGGGGTATCTCGTGATCAACATCATCCTCGGATTCAAAGGCTTCCTGGGTACCTACGAGATCATCGTGGGCCTTACCGGCGGCGGACCCGGCATGGCAACCCAGTCCGTGGCGATGCGCATCTTCTCCGGCTTCACGGGCGGGGACTATTCCTACCAGATGGCCAACGCCGTCATCTACTTCCTGATCACCTTGCTGATCTCCGTCATCCAGCTGCGCCTTATCCAGCGCCGGGGGGTTTCACTCTAA
- a CDS encoding ABC transporter substrate-binding protein: MPAALPSRRSLLRAAGLAGAAFMVPLSGCGAGPAAQDGVTTLRFMQNKPEVVDYFNQVIKDFEALNPDIRVVQDFNEGNFVPGLVRNDPPDVVTRGFAQATADFVKKGIFADLSDMPVANTIDPKMQELINSWGQYNGTEISALPFSLAAAGVIYNRDIFEAQGVPVPTTWDGFVAACEKFKAAGIAPIYGTYKDPWTLAQGMFDYASGGTLDVAEFFMKLKARGAGITKDSAESFANNFGPALPKMLQLASFSQNGAASKNYADGNAAFAKGQAAMYLQGPWALSQLVAANKNIRLGTFPLPVTNNPAETKARVNVDMALSITRNTPNMAAARRFVNYLLEPSVVNTYNEKNAAFSPLKDAPAVSNPQITGLNAAVQEARYFQGAVTYFPPSVPVNNYIQSFVYGKNGDQFLSALDDEWRRVAERTAV; encoded by the coding sequence GTGCCCGCAGCACTGCCCAGCAGGCGTTCCCTGCTCCGGGCCGCCGGACTGGCCGGAGCGGCATTCATGGTTCCCCTTTCCGGCTGTGGCGCCGGGCCCGCTGCACAGGACGGGGTCACCACGCTCCGGTTCATGCAGAACAAACCCGAAGTAGTGGACTACTTCAACCAGGTGATCAAGGACTTTGAGGCGCTGAACCCGGACATCCGGGTGGTCCAGGACTTCAACGAGGGCAACTTTGTTCCGGGCCTCGTCCGCAATGATCCGCCGGATGTGGTGACCCGCGGTTTCGCGCAGGCCACCGCCGACTTCGTCAAGAAGGGCATCTTCGCCGACCTCTCGGACATGCCCGTGGCAAACACCATCGACCCGAAGATGCAGGAGCTCATCAACTCCTGGGGCCAGTACAACGGCACCGAGATCAGTGCCCTGCCGTTCTCGCTTGCGGCAGCCGGCGTCATCTACAACCGTGACATCTTCGAGGCCCAGGGGGTCCCTGTTCCCACCACCTGGGACGGATTCGTTGCGGCCTGCGAGAAGTTCAAGGCGGCCGGCATCGCTCCGATCTACGGAACGTACAAGGACCCCTGGACCCTCGCCCAGGGCATGTTCGATTACGCGTCCGGCGGCACGCTGGACGTTGCGGAATTCTTCATGAAGCTCAAGGCCAGGGGTGCCGGCATCACCAAGGACTCCGCAGAGTCGTTTGCCAACAACTTCGGCCCTGCCCTCCCCAAGATGCTCCAGCTTGCCTCGTTCTCGCAGAACGGAGCGGCCAGCAAGAACTACGCGGATGGCAATGCCGCGTTCGCCAAGGGGCAGGCAGCCATGTATCTGCAGGGCCCGTGGGCGCTATCGCAGCTCGTGGCAGCCAACAAGAACATCAGGCTGGGAACGTTCCCGCTGCCGGTGACGAACAACCCGGCGGAGACCAAGGCGCGCGTGAACGTGGATATGGCGCTCTCCATCACCCGCAACACGCCCAACATGGCTGCGGCTCGGCGGTTCGTCAACTACCTGCTGGAACCGTCCGTGGTGAACACGTACAACGAGAAGAATGCTGCGTTCTCGCCGCTCAAGGACGCACCCGCCGTCAGCAATCCGCAGATCACCGGGTTGAATGCTGCGGTCCAAGAGGCCCGCTACTTCCAGGGCGCCGTTACCTACTTCCCGCCGTCGGTCCCCGTAAACAACTACATCCAGTCCTTCGTGTACGGCAAGAACGGCGACCAGTTCCTTTCCGCGCTCGACGACGAATGGCGCCGGGTCGCCGAGCGTACCGCGGTCTAA
- a CDS encoding ROK family transcriptional regulator — MSEMTAATPQLLRRVSAGAVLDFMRASQAVTVTEVMEATGLTRATAISVCEDLMERGWIRELENQRAFGGYQKGRPARRFELDERAGYVLGMDVGISKATVVVSDLRGKALGRSSQPFAGAEITAEERVAVVDRTAMMALHSVGASPDAVLAVCAGIAAPVDRNGEVLVTQHFWGLFDVGLKAALRDLRGWTVLLENDANLAALGERWRGAAAGVDDVVVILASERLGSGVIDGGRLLHGRGGGAGELAFLDMVEGVGDTFGIAYLARTWAAEALAGKARTSLREHTAGAVEAEHVFAAAAAGDAVALKILERLADRMARVIGAVATIINPELVVIGGAVANSAGVLLEPIAERLPGFTATPPTVAASPLGDSIVTVGAVRCALDYVEKNTLDLELAASA, encoded by the coding sequence ATGTCGGAAATGACTGCTGCAACGCCCCAGCTGCTGCGCCGGGTGAGCGCCGGGGCAGTGCTCGATTTCATGCGCGCTTCCCAGGCGGTGACGGTCACGGAAGTCATGGAAGCCACCGGGCTGACCCGGGCAACGGCCATTTCCGTCTGCGAGGACCTCATGGAGCGCGGATGGATCCGCGAACTGGAAAACCAGCGGGCCTTTGGCGGCTACCAGAAAGGCAGGCCGGCGCGCCGGTTCGAGCTCGACGAGCGCGCCGGATACGTCTTGGGCATGGACGTAGGTATCTCCAAGGCCACTGTGGTGGTGTCCGATCTCCGCGGCAAAGCCCTGGGCCGGTCCAGCCAGCCGTTCGCCGGCGCCGAGATCACCGCGGAAGAACGCGTCGCCGTGGTTGACCGGACCGCCATGATGGCCCTGCACAGCGTGGGGGCCTCCCCTGACGCGGTGCTCGCTGTCTGCGCCGGAATCGCGGCCCCTGTGGACCGCAACGGCGAAGTGCTGGTGACCCAGCACTTCTGGGGACTGTTCGACGTCGGCCTGAAGGCGGCGCTGCGGGACCTGCGCGGGTGGACGGTGCTGCTGGAAAACGATGCCAACCTTGCCGCCCTGGGCGAGCGCTGGCGCGGTGCGGCGGCCGGCGTGGACGACGTCGTCGTTATCCTCGCCAGTGAACGCCTCGGCTCGGGAGTGATCGACGGCGGGCGGCTGCTGCACGGCCGGGGCGGCGGCGCCGGCGAGCTGGCGTTCCTTGACATGGTGGAGGGTGTGGGGGACACCTTCGGCATCGCCTACCTGGCCCGCACCTGGGCTGCGGAGGCCCTGGCCGGGAAGGCCAGAACCTCGCTCCGGGAGCACACGGCCGGCGCCGTCGAGGCAGAACATGTTTTCGCCGCTGCCGCCGCCGGGGATGCTGTTGCCCTGAAGATCCTGGAGCGGCTGGCTGACCGCATGGCCAGGGTCATCGGGGCCGTGGCCACCATCATTAACCCTGAGCTGGTGGTCATCGGAGGCGCCGTGGCAAACTCGGCAGGCGTGCTGCTTGAGCCCATCGCAGAACGGCTTCCCGGGTTCACCGCCACTCCCCCGACCGTGGCGGCTTCCCCCCTGGGTGACTCAATCGTGACCGTGGGTGCGGTCCGGTGCGCCTTGGACTACGTGGAGAAGAACACCCTTGACCTGGAGCTCGCGGCCTCGGCCTAG
- a CDS encoding Na+/H+ antiporter, translating into MDQLALIIGLLLATVVAVGLGDRLRLPYPVLMLILAASLTFIPGFPAMDISPELILPIFLPPLLFATAQRSSWAVFRVRWRTLVMLAVALVVVSTAAVAGAAWLMIPGIGIPAAIALGAMVAPPDPVAVESVAGRVHMPRRLITVLQSEGLFNDAAAIVIFQAAVAAAVSGSRIGPDVVLKFLVGAAVAVLVGVAMGWVTALITRLVTSMVARSAVTLVVPFAAYILAEEVHASGVIAVVVTALEMQRHSRPQDAAERVTRTAFWDVVELLVTGLAFGLVGLEIRQVIHDEGTEIYGMIGTAVVVCVIVFAVRFLWLGLLAASARKRENLLQPTSAKEVLILTWCGMRGLATLALALALPLTLDDGTPFPARDHLLVIACAVLLATLVLPGLTLPWLMKVLKATGDGSEERDAARVLAKRAQQAAVAALKDNDLMKELPPEKVALVKEKMTRLHAELLDGSLKNESVGEKRKRGRELAIAVQTIALDAARQEVVAARNEPDMDPEVADRVLRQLDLRTMIMPE; encoded by the coding sequence ATGGACCAGCTGGCGCTGATTATCGGACTCCTGCTTGCCACAGTCGTGGCGGTGGGTCTGGGGGATAGGCTCCGGCTGCCCTATCCCGTGCTCATGCTGATCCTGGCGGCATCCCTGACGTTCATCCCCGGCTTTCCGGCGATGGATATCTCACCGGAGCTGATCTTGCCCATCTTCCTGCCGCCGCTGCTGTTCGCGACGGCCCAGCGCAGTTCCTGGGCCGTGTTCCGGGTCCGCTGGCGCACGCTGGTCATGCTCGCCGTGGCCCTGGTGGTGGTATCCACGGCAGCAGTCGCCGGGGCGGCCTGGCTCATGATCCCGGGAATCGGGATCCCCGCCGCCATCGCCCTGGGCGCCATGGTGGCTCCGCCGGACCCCGTGGCCGTGGAGTCCGTGGCCGGCCGGGTGCATATGCCGCGGCGGCTCATTACGGTCCTGCAGAGCGAGGGCCTCTTCAACGATGCCGCCGCTATCGTCATCTTCCAGGCTGCCGTGGCGGCGGCCGTCTCCGGCAGCAGGATAGGGCCCGACGTCGTCCTCAAGTTCCTCGTGGGGGCTGCGGTTGCGGTGCTGGTGGGCGTCGCCATGGGCTGGGTCACGGCGCTGATCACCCGGTTGGTGACCTCCATGGTGGCCCGCAGCGCGGTCACCCTGGTTGTACCGTTTGCCGCCTACATCCTCGCCGAGGAAGTGCACGCCTCAGGCGTGATCGCCGTCGTCGTTACCGCCCTGGAGATGCAGCGCCACTCGCGTCCGCAGGACGCCGCCGAACGGGTCACCCGGACGGCCTTCTGGGACGTGGTGGAACTTCTGGTGACCGGCCTGGCCTTCGGGCTGGTGGGGCTGGAAATCCGCCAGGTCATCCACGATGAAGGCACTGAGATCTACGGCATGATCGGCACCGCCGTGGTGGTGTGCGTCATCGTGTTCGCGGTCCGGTTCCTGTGGCTCGGCCTCCTGGCGGCCTCGGCACGCAAACGGGAGAACCTGCTGCAGCCCACCTCGGCCAAGGAAGTCCTGATCCTGACCTGGTGCGGGATGCGCGGCCTCGCCACCCTGGCGCTTGCGCTGGCACTGCCCCTCACGCTGGATGACGGAACGCCGTTCCCGGCGCGCGACCACCTGCTGGTCATCGCCTGCGCGGTGCTGCTGGCCACGCTGGTGCTGCCGGGCCTGACACTGCCCTGGCTGATGAAGGTCCTTAAAGCCACCGGAGACGGTTCGGAGGAACGCGACGCCGCCCGGGTGCTCGCCAAGCGGGCGCAGCAGGCTGCCGTCGCCGCGCTGAAGGACAACGACCTCATGAAAGAGCTCCCGCCGGAGAAGGTGGCGCTGGTCAAAGAGAAGATGACGCGCCTGCATGCGGAGCTCCTAGACGGAAGCCTGAAGAATGAATCGGTGGGGGAGAAACGCAAGCGCGGCCGCGAACTCGCCATTGCCGTGCAGACCATCGCGCTCGACGCCGCCCGCCAGGAAGTCGTGGCGGCCCGGAACGAACCGGACATGGACCCGGAAGTCGCGGACCGGGTGCTCCGCCAGCTGGACCTCCGCACCATGATCATGCCGGAGTAG
- a CDS encoding SDR family oxidoreductase: MTRIAIIGGHGKVALELARILAADGEDVTSFFRNPDHTDDVAATGATPSVLDVEHSTTAELAAALSGHDAVVWSAGAGGGSPERTYAVDRDAAIRSMDAAAEAGVGRYVMVSYFGAGPDHGVPADNSFHAYAEAKAAADQYLRGTDLAWTILGPGTLTDGPGNGLIDVNPADTSAGTATSRANVALVTAAVLGLPDTAGRTIEFRDGSLPVAAALQPAR, translated from the coding sequence ATGACGCGCATCGCAATCATCGGCGGCCACGGCAAAGTGGCTTTGGAACTGGCCAGAATCCTCGCGGCGGACGGTGAGGACGTCACGTCCTTCTTCCGCAACCCGGACCACACGGATGACGTGGCAGCGACCGGCGCCACGCCGTCGGTCCTGGATGTCGAACACTCGACGACGGCGGAACTCGCCGCCGCCCTCAGCGGCCACGACGCCGTGGTGTGGTCCGCGGGTGCCGGCGGCGGCAGCCCCGAACGCACCTATGCCGTGGACCGGGATGCAGCCATCCGTTCCATGGACGCAGCAGCTGAGGCCGGCGTCGGGCGCTATGTCATGGTGTCCTACTTCGGTGCAGGACCGGACCACGGAGTCCCGGCGGACAACAGCTTCCACGCCTATGCCGAGGCGAAGGCCGCCGCGGACCAGTACCTCCGCGGAACGGACCTGGCCTGGACCATCCTGGGGCCGGGAACCTTGACGGACGGCCCCGGCAACGGCCTCATCGACGTCAATCCGGCGGACACGTCGGCTGGCACCGCCACCTCACGGGCCAACGTGGCACTCGTGACGGCCGCCGTCCTGGGCCTGCCGGACACCGCCGGACGGACCATCGAGTTCCGGGACGGCAGCCTGCCGGTCGCAGCGGCCCTGCAGCCCGCCCGATAG
- a CDS encoding RNA polymerase sigma factor, translating into MLSERELEFIALHKDNYPAVFRYVRRRVESPEVAEEIAADVFRVVWQKWGDQPRTDIAWLVTVARNMIGNAYRSRDRQRALQEKLRAAAVLNFGDGSENLAVHDAMDGLREKDRDILQLAYWDGLDAAEIADVLQCSESAAKVRLHRARAAFRKQMPAGAETIAQRMGA; encoded by the coding sequence GTGCTTTCCGAGCGTGAACTGGAGTTTATAGCCCTACACAAGGACAACTATCCGGCGGTCTTCCGGTATGTGCGCCGAAGGGTGGAATCACCGGAGGTGGCAGAGGAAATCGCCGCCGACGTCTTCCGGGTGGTGTGGCAGAAGTGGGGCGACCAGCCGAGGACCGATATCGCCTGGCTGGTCACCGTAGCGCGGAACATGATCGGCAATGCGTATCGGAGCCGAGACCGCCAGCGCGCGCTGCAGGAGAAGCTGCGCGCCGCGGCCGTCCTCAACTTCGGAGACGGATCCGAAAACCTGGCCGTGCATGATGCCATGGACGGTCTGCGGGAGAAAGACCGGGACATCCTCCAGCTCGCCTACTGGGACGGGCTGGACGCGGCGGAAATCGCTGATGTGCTCCAGTGCAGCGAGTCCGCAGCGAAGGTTCGGCTGCACCGGGCGCGGGCTGCGTTCCGGAAGCAAATGCCTGCAGGAGCAGAAACGATCGCACAGAGGATGGGTGCCTGA